In a genomic window of Streptomyces sp. NBC_01231:
- the shc gene encoding squalene--hopene cyclase: MTATTDGSTGALPPRAASASDTTTISVTAGVRDAAVRAAQRSTDFLLSRQDAEGWWKGDLETNVTMDAEDLLLRQFLGIRDERTTQAAALFVRGEQREDGTWASFYGGPGELSTTIEAYVALRLAGDAPDAPHMAKASAWIRERGGIAAARVFTRIWLALFGWWKWEDLPELPPELIYFPTWVPLNIYDFGCWARQTIVPLTIVSAKRPVRPAPFPLDELHTDPAIPNPPKPRAPVASWDGAFQRLDRALHALRRVAPRKLRKAAMNSAARWIIERQENDGCWGGIQPPAVYSVIALHLLGYDLEHPVMRAGLESLDRFAVWREDGARMIEACQSPVWDTCLATIALADAGVPADHPQLVKAADWMLGEQIVRPGDWSVKRPQLPPGGWAFEFHNDNYPDIDDTAEVVLALRRVKHHDPERVENAIGRGVRWNLGMQSKNGAWGAFDVDNTSPFPNRLPFCDFGEVIDPPSADVTAHVVEMLAVEGLSHDPRTRRGIEWLLAEQEPDGSWFGRWGVNYVYGTGSVVPALAAAGLPASHPAIRRAVAWLEKVQNDDGGWGEDLRSYKHVKDWSGRGASTASQTGWALMALLAAGERDSKAVERGVEWLASTQREDGSWDEPYFTGTGFPWDFSINYHLYRQVFPLTALGRYVHGEPFSGAGAG, from the coding sequence ATGACAGCGACGACCGACGGAAGCACCGGGGCCCTGCCGCCCCGCGCTGCCTCGGCCAGCGACACCACCACGATCTCCGTGACGGCGGGGGTACGGGACGCCGCCGTACGCGCCGCACAGCGATCCACCGACTTCCTGCTGTCCCGACAGGACGCCGAGGGCTGGTGGAAGGGCGACCTGGAGACCAACGTCACGATGGACGCCGAGGATCTGCTGCTGCGGCAGTTCCTGGGCATCCGCGACGAGAGGACGACCCAGGCCGCCGCGCTCTTCGTCCGTGGCGAACAGCGCGAGGACGGCACCTGGGCGAGCTTCTACGGCGGTCCGGGCGAACTCTCCACCACCATCGAGGCGTACGTCGCCCTCCGCCTCGCCGGTGACGCACCCGATGCCCCGCACATGGCGAAGGCCTCCGCCTGGATCCGCGAGCGGGGCGGAATCGCCGCCGCCCGCGTCTTCACCCGGATCTGGCTGGCTCTGTTCGGCTGGTGGAAGTGGGAGGACCTGCCCGAACTCCCGCCGGAGCTCATCTACTTCCCCACCTGGGTACCGCTCAACATCTACGACTTCGGGTGCTGGGCCCGGCAGACCATCGTCCCGCTGACGATCGTCTCCGCGAAGCGGCCGGTGCGCCCCGCGCCTTTCCCGCTCGACGAACTGCACACCGACCCGGCCATCCCCAACCCACCCAAGCCCCGGGCGCCCGTGGCGAGTTGGGACGGCGCCTTCCAAAGACTCGACAGGGCCCTGCACGCGCTGCGCAGGGTCGCACCGCGCAAGCTGCGCAAGGCGGCGATGAACTCCGCCGCCCGCTGGATCATCGAGCGGCAGGAGAACGACGGCTGCTGGGGAGGCATCCAGCCGCCGGCCGTGTACTCGGTGATCGCCCTGCACCTGCTCGGGTACGACCTCGAACACCCCGTGATGCGCGCGGGACTCGAGTCGCTGGACCGGTTCGCCGTGTGGCGCGAGGACGGGGCCCGGATGATCGAGGCCTGCCAGTCGCCGGTCTGGGACACCTGCCTCGCGACCATCGCGCTCGCCGACGCGGGGGTGCCCGCCGATCATCCCCAACTGGTCAAGGCCGCCGACTGGATGCTCGGCGAACAGATCGTCCGGCCCGGAGACTGGTCGGTGAAACGACCCCAACTCCCGCCGGGCGGCTGGGCGTTCGAGTTCCACAACGACAACTACCCGGACATCGACGACACCGCCGAGGTCGTTCTCGCGCTGCGCCGGGTCAAGCACCACGACCCGGAGCGGGTGGAGAACGCCATCGGGCGCGGTGTGCGCTGGAACCTCGGCATGCAGTCCAAGAACGGCGCGTGGGGCGCCTTCGACGTCGACAACACCAGCCCGTTCCCCAACCGGCTGCCGTTCTGCGACTTCGGGGAGGTCATCGACCCACCGTCCGCCGACGTCACCGCGCACGTGGTGGAGATGCTGGCCGTCGAGGGGCTCTCGCACGATCCACGCACCCGGCGGGGCATCGAGTGGCTGCTCGCCGAACAGGAGCCGGACGGCTCGTGGTTCGGACGGTGGGGTGTCAACTACGTCTACGGCACCGGGTCGGTGGTGCCCGCCCTGGCCGCGGCCGGCCTCCCCGCCTCCCACCCGGCGATCCGACGGGCGGTGGCCTGGTTGGAGAAGGTGCAGAACGACGACGGCGGCTGGGGCGAGGATCTGCGCTCCTACAAGCACGTCAAGGACTGGAGCGGACGGGGCGCCTCCACCGCCTCGCAGACCGGATGGGCGCTGATGGCGCTGTTGGCGGCGGGGGAGCGGGACTCCAAAGCCGTCGAGCGTGGCGTCGAATGGCTCGCGAGCACCCAGCGCGAGGACGGTTCCTGGGACGAGCCGTACTTCACCGGCACCGGCTTCCCCTGGGACTTCTCGATCAACTACCACCTCTACCGACAGGTGTTCCCGCTCACCGCCCTCGGCCGGTACGTCCACGGAGAGCCGTTCTCCGGGGCCGGAGCCGGCTGA
- a CDS encoding 1-hydroxy-2-methyl-2-butenyl 4-diphosphate reductase has translation MSTQPASAPLLIACALGIEHLALRSGDRGGADGPVTVLRTGMGPKAAERAVTRLLADPALDGAAVLATGFCAGLAPGMHPGDLVVAEETRDPRGAVPCVGTDLLVKELVRALPGRTVHTGPLTGSDHVVRGHERSDLLATGAIAVDMESAATLLSAVRTGARPVAAVRVVVDAPEHELVRIGTVRGGISAFRVLRSILPAFYEWHRSLLLPRR, from the coding sequence ATGAGCACCCAGCCCGCTTCGGCCCCGCTGCTGATCGCCTGCGCGCTCGGCATCGAGCACCTCGCCCTGCGCAGCGGCGACCGCGGCGGCGCCGACGGGCCGGTCACCGTGCTGCGCACCGGCATGGGACCGAAGGCGGCCGAGCGGGCCGTCACCCGACTGCTGGCGGACCCCGCGCTCGACGGGGCCGCCGTCCTGGCCACGGGCTTCTGCGCCGGGCTGGCCCCCGGTATGCACCCCGGTGACCTGGTCGTCGCCGAGGAGACCCGGGACCCGCGCGGCGCCGTGCCGTGCGTCGGCACCGACCTGCTCGTGAAGGAGCTGGTACGGGCCCTTCCCGGGCGCACCGTCCACACAGGACCGCTCACCGGTTCCGATCACGTCGTCCGCGGTCACGAACGGTCGGATCTGCTCGCGACCGGAGCGATCGCGGTCGACATGGAGTCCGCCGCCACGCTCCTGAGCGCCGTGCGTACGGGCGCGCGCCCGGTTGCGGCCGTCCGGGTGGTCGTGGACGCTCCAGAACATGAACTCGTCCGGATCGGCACGGTGCGCGGTGGAATATCAGCTTTCCGTGTACTTCGCTCGATCCTTCCCGCTTTCTATGAATGGCACCGTTCCTTGCTGCTCCCCAGGAGGTGA
- the hpnH gene encoding adenosyl-hopene transferase HpnH: MAMPLRQSIKVATYLAEQKLRKRDKFPLIVELEPLFACNLKCEGCGKIQHPAGVLKQRMPVAQAVGAVLESGAPMVSIAGGEPLMHPQIDEITRQLVAKKKYVFLCTNAMLLRKKMDKFKPSPYFAFAVHIDGLRERHDESVAKEGVFDEAVEAIKEAKRRGFRVTTNSTFFNTDTPQTIIEVLNFLNDDLKVDEMMISPAYAYEKAPDQEHFLGVEQTRELFKKAFSGGNRRRWRLNHSPLFLDFLEGKVDFPCTAWAIPNYSLFGWQRPCYLMSDGYVPTYRELIEETDWDKYGRGKDPRCANCMAHCGYEPTAVLATMGSLKESLRALRETVNGNRG; encoded by the coding sequence ATGGCCATGCCGCTGCGTCAGTCCATCAAGGTCGCTACATACTTGGCTGAACAAAAGCTCCGCAAGCGGGACAAGTTCCCTCTCATCGTGGAGCTGGAACCCCTCTTCGCGTGCAATCTCAAGTGCGAGGGCTGCGGCAAGATCCAGCACCCGGCCGGGGTACTGAAGCAGCGGATGCCGGTGGCACAGGCCGTCGGGGCCGTTCTGGAGTCCGGTGCGCCGATGGTGTCCATCGCCGGCGGTGAGCCGCTGATGCACCCTCAGATCGATGAGATCACACGGCAGTTGGTGGCGAAGAAGAAGTACGTCTTCCTCTGCACCAACGCCATGCTGCTGCGCAAGAAGATGGACAAGTTCAAGCCCTCCCCCTACTTCGCCTTCGCCGTGCACATCGACGGGCTGCGCGAGCGGCACGACGAGTCGGTGGCGAAGGAGGGTGTGTTCGACGAGGCCGTGGAGGCGATCAAGGAGGCCAAGCGGCGGGGCTTCAGGGTCACCACCAACTCGACCTTCTTCAACACCGACACCCCGCAGACCATCATCGAGGTGCTCAACTTCCTCAACGACGACCTCAAGGTCGACGAGATGATGATCTCGCCCGCCTACGCCTACGAGAAGGCGCCCGACCAGGAGCACTTCCTGGGCGTGGAGCAGACCCGCGAACTGTTCAAGAAGGCCTTCTCGGGCGGCAATCGGCGCCGCTGGCGGCTCAACCACTCCCCGCTCTTCCTGGACTTCCTGGAGGGCAAGGTCGACTTCCCGTGCACGGCGTGGGCGATCCCGAACTACTCGCTCTTCGGCTGGCAGCGGCCCTGCTACCTGATGAGCGACGGGTACGTGCCGACGTACCGCGAACTCATCGAGGAGACCGACTGGGACAAGTACGGCCGCGGCAAGGACCCGCGGTGCGCCAACTGCATGGCGCACTGCGGCTACGAACCCACCGCCGTGCTGGCCACCATGGGGTCGCTCAAGGAGTCACTGCGGGCCCTGCGCGAGACCGTCAACGGAAACCGCGGGTAG
- the ispG gene encoding flavodoxin-dependent (E)-4-hydroxy-3-methylbut-2-enyl-diphosphate synthase yields the protein MTAVSLGVPEVPVRPIAERRASRRIQVGPVAVGDGAPVSVQSMTTTRTSDVGATLQQIAELTASGCQIVRVACPTQDDADALATIARKSQIPVIADIHFQPKYVFAAIEAGCAAVRVNPGNIKQFDDKVKEIARAAKEHGTPIRIGVNAGSLDQRLLRKYGKATPEALVESALWEASLFEEHGFRDIKISVKHNDPVVMVNAYTLLAEQCDYPLHLGVTEAGPAFQGTIKSAVAFGALLSRGIGDTIRVSLSAPPVEEVKVGIQILESLNLRQRRLEIVSCPSCGRAQVDVYKLADQVTAGLEGMEVPLRVAVMGCVVNGPGEAREADLGVASGNGKGQIFVKGEVIKTVPESKIVETLIEEAMKIAEQMEQDGVASGEPAVTVS from the coding sequence GTGACCGCCGTTTCCCTGGGCGTCCCCGAGGTACCGGTCCGGCCGATCGCCGAGCGGCGCGCGTCGCGGCGGATCCAGGTCGGGCCGGTGGCGGTCGGGGACGGGGCCCCGGTGTCGGTGCAGTCGATGACGACGACCCGTACGTCCGACGTCGGCGCCACCCTTCAGCAGATCGCGGAACTCACCGCGTCCGGCTGCCAGATCGTCCGCGTCGCCTGCCCCACGCAGGACGACGCGGACGCCCTCGCGACCATCGCGCGCAAGTCGCAGATCCCGGTGATCGCGGACATCCACTTCCAGCCGAAGTACGTGTTCGCCGCGATCGAGGCCGGCTGCGCGGCCGTGCGGGTCAATCCCGGCAACATCAAGCAGTTCGACGACAAGGTGAAGGAGATCGCGCGAGCGGCCAAGGAGCACGGCACCCCGATCCGGATCGGGGTCAACGCCGGATCGCTCGACCAGCGGCTGCTGCGGAAGTACGGCAAGGCGACCCCCGAGGCGCTCGTGGAGTCCGCCCTGTGGGAGGCCTCGCTCTTCGAGGAGCACGGCTTCAGGGACATCAAGATCTCGGTGAAGCACAACGACCCCGTGGTGATGGTCAACGCCTACACACTGCTGGCGGAACAGTGCGACTACCCGCTGCACCTGGGCGTCACCGAGGCCGGCCCCGCCTTCCAGGGGACGATCAAGTCGGCGGTGGCCTTCGGGGCGCTCCTCAGCCGGGGCATCGGCGACACCATCCGGGTGTCCCTGAGCGCACCGCCCGTCGAGGAGGTCAAGGTCGGCATCCAGATCCTGGAGTCGCTGAACCTCAGGCAGCGGCGGCTGGAGATCGTGTCGTGTCCGTCCTGCGGGCGGGCCCAGGTCGACGTCTACAAACTGGCCGACCAGGTCACGGCGGGCCTGGAGGGCATGGAGGTGCCGCTCAGGGTCGCCGTCATGGGCTGTGTGGTGAACGGCCCGGGCGAGGCGCGGGAGGCCGACCTGGGCGTCGCCTCCGGCAACGGCAAGGGGCAGATCTTCGTGAAGGGCGAGGTCATCAAGACCGTCCCCGAGTCGAAGATCGTGGAGACCCTGATCGAAGAGGCGATGAAGATCGCCGAACAGATGGAGCAGGACGGCGTCGCCTCGGGGGAGCCGGCCGTCACCGTGAGCTGA